The genomic stretch ATCTGACGTGGAGTACCCCCTTCCTTGATGAGCTGCACGATGCGCCGTCCTGTAGCGCGGGCGAGATCTCTCTTTCTCTTATCGGTTGCGAGCATTGACCCGCATCCGGTGAGGCTCATTCCCATGACCTCGGTCAAGCAGGCCATGGTGTTGGCGGTGAACAGCCCCGAGCAGGATCCTTCTCCTGGGCAGGCCGCACACTCGACCCTCAGCACATCATCGGCGGTGGCCTTTCCCGCATTATACTCGCCCAGCACCTCGAACACGGACTGCACGTCGATCTTCCCCCCATCGAGCTTACCCGACTCCATGGGCCCTCCGGTGATCATGATGGCGGGAATGTCTAGCCGACCGGCGGCCATCAGCATTCCCGGGGTGATCTTGTCGCAGTTTGTCACCCCCACCCAACCATCGAACCAGTGGGCCTGGGCCATGAGCTCGACGCAATCGGCGATAGTCTCTCTCGAAGTGAGGGCGTACCTCATGCCCTCGTGTCCCATGGCGATACCGTCGCATATGCCCGGTACACCGAAGGTGAATGGAACCCCTCCAGCCTCTGAGATGCCCTTCTTTATCTCTTCCACTAGGCGATCCAGGTGAATGTGACCCGGAATGATCTCATTCCAGGAGTTGGCTATCCCTACAAATGGCTTTTCGAAATCCTCATCGCAAAGACCAGTGCCCCTGAACAGACTTCTGCTGGGGGCCTTGTAGATGCCGTCCTTGACCATGTCGCTGCGCATGTTATCCTCTCTGGCGTAATATGAAGCTCCCTTTGAAAAGATTTGCCGTGGACAAAACAGGGTTTCACTGGAACAATTTAAGATTGAAGAAGTAAAAGATTATCGGATCGGCTTAGGAACGAAGCACGATCTCGATGTTGACACCGTCTGGGACCTGGATCCTCATCAGCTGCCTCAGCGCTCTCTCATCAGCGTCCAGATCGATGAGGCGTTTGTGGATCCGCATCTCCCAGCGGTCCCAAGTCTCGCAGCCCTCCCCGTCAGGTGACTTCCTGCATGGGACGACCAGCCTCTTCGTTGGAAGTGGAATGGGTCCCCTGATCGCCACCCCAGTCCTCTGGGAGATGGCCTTGATCTGGTTGCAGACCATGTCGACCTTCTTTGGTTCGGTTCCGCTCAGTGAGATCCTTGCTCTCTGTGACATAATTGTGACCCTCTAAAATGGAAGAAA from Methanomassiliicoccales archaeon encodes the following:
- a CDS encoding dihydroxy-acid dehydratase (catalyzes the dehydration of 2,3-dihydroxy-3-methylbutanoate to 3-methyl-2-oxobutanoate in valine and isoleucine biosynthesis); the protein is MRSDMVKDGIYKAPSRSLFRGTGLCDEDFEKPFVGIANSWNEIIPGHIHLDRLVEEIKKGISEAGGVPFTFGVPGICDGIAMGHEGMRYALTSRETIADCVELMAQAHWFDGWVGVTNCDKITPGMLMAAGRLDIPAIMITGGPMESGKLDGGKIDVQSVFEVLGEYNAGKATADDVLRVECAACPGEGSCSGLFTANTMACLTEVMGMSLTGCGSMLATDKRKRDLARATGRRIVQLIKEGGTPRQ
- a CDS encoding 30S ribosomal protein S10; amino-acid sequence: MSQRARISLSGTEPKKVDMVCNQIKAISQRTGVAIRGPIPLPTKRLVVPCRKSPDGEGCETWDRWEMRIHKRLIDLDADERALRQLMRIQVPDGVNIEIVLRS